The proteins below come from a single Fibrobacter sp. UWR4 genomic window:
- a CDS encoding 4'-phosphopantetheinyl transferase superfamily protein: protein MADNFNIRRMDVVTPCGVVHLAAFPKGGDGIPPHHEVIFRILSDYIGAPVTAGDLLSVEGESASVTPRPTFPKLDFDVNWTHSGKECVVAYGPRGSLVQNVGLHLGVDMEVHNPKHLRVAKRFYAPEENVCLESLDEGLRSQEFFRLWCRKEALFKCVGGSFFEGSVGRNVLVNPLSDGNRLVHFVDLPWDGPSSLCVAVCKD from the coding sequence ATGGCGGACAATTTCAACATCAGACGGATGGATGTGGTCACTCCTTGTGGGGTGGTTCATCTGGCTGCGTTCCCTAAAGGAGGGGATGGTATCCCGCCTCATCATGAGGTCATCTTTAGGATATTGTCCGACTATATAGGCGCCCCTGTAACTGCAGGGGACCTTCTTTCCGTAGAGGGCGAATCCGCGAGCGTTACCCCTAGACCGACATTCCCCAAACTGGATTTTGATGTCAACTGGACTCACTCAGGAAAGGAATGTGTGGTGGCTTATGGTCCCCGCGGCTCTCTGGTCCAAAACGTGGGGCTCCATCTTGGTGTTGATATGGAAGTCCATAATCCCAAACATTTGCGGGTTGCAAAACGCTTTTACGCCCCGGAGGAAAACGTCTGTCTGGAATCCTTGGATGAGGGCTTGCGTTCCCAGGAATTTTTCCGTCTGTGGTGCCGTAAGGAAGCTCTCTTTAAATGTGTGGGCGGATCGTTCTTTGAGGGGTCTGTAGGTCGGAACGTCCTGGTGAATCCTCTTTCTGACGGAAATCGTCTGGTCCATTTCGTGGACCTTCCATGGGATGGTCCTTCTAGCCTTTGTGTGGCTGTGTGTAAGGATTGA